The following are from one region of the Bacteroidota bacterium genome:
- a CDS encoding DUF1572 family protein, giving the protein METTNNFLDSSKKQFGYYKMLGEKTFSQLTDEQLFRHMNEESNSIATIVKHLWGNMLSRWTDFLTTDGEKEWRQRDAEFENDLVDRAALLAMWNEGWACLFNAINPLTEDDLTKEIFIRNQGHTITEAINRQLAHYAYHVGQIVFIGKLLCNENWTSLSIPKRDSKKYYAGLVYKPKHT; this is encoded by the coding sequence ATGGAAACGACAAACAACTTTTTAGACAGTTCGAAAAAACAATTCGGGTATTACAAAATGCTTGGCGAAAAAACTTTTTCGCAACTTACCGATGAGCAGCTATTCAGACATATGAATGAAGAAAGTAATAGCATTGCAACCATTGTAAAACATTTATGGGGAAATATGCTTTCTCGTTGGACAGATTTTTTAACTACTGATGGAGAAAAAGAATGGCGACAAAGAGATGCCGAATTTGAGAATGACCTTGTTGACAGGGCAGCGCTTTTAGCAATGTGGAATGAAGGCTGGGCTTGTTTATTTAACGCGATAAATCCGTTGACTGAAGATGATTTAACAAAAGAAATTTTCATTCGCAATCAAGGCCATACCATTACAGAAGCAATCAACAGACAACTTGCTCACTATGCTTATCATGTTGGACAAATTGTATTTATTGGAAAATTACTGTGCAACGAAAACTGGACTTCGCTTTCTATTCCGAAGCGAGACTCAAAAAAATATTACGCAGGCTTGGTTTACAAACCAAAACATACTTAA
- the queA gene encoding tRNA preQ1(34) S-adenosylmethionine ribosyltransferase-isomerase QueA yields the protein MKLSQFKFNFNENLLANYPSKNRDESRLMVVHKDTGKIEHKVFKDIIDYFDDKDVMLLNNTRVFPARLFGNKEKTGAKIEVFLLRELNQDSKLWDVLVDPARKIRIGNKLYFGDNETLVAEVIDNTTSRGRTLRFLYDGTHEEFKNLIKTLGHTPLPKYIKRQAEPDDEQRYQTVYAKNEGAVAAPTAGLHFSRELMKRLEIKGVEFSEVTLHVGLGTFRPVEVEDLTKHKMDSEQFEITSEACEIVNRAKANKKKVCAVGTTTMRCAESSVATTGEMKPLSGWTNKFIFPPYDFSIANCMVTNFHMPESTLLMMTCAFGGYENIMNAYRIAVKEKYRFYSYGDAMLII from the coding sequence ATGAAACTTTCGCAGTTTAAGTTTAACTTTAATGAAAACCTGTTAGCCAATTACCCATCCAAGAATCGCGATGAATCGCGCTTGATGGTTGTTCACAAAGATACCGGCAAGATTGAGCACAAGGTGTTTAAAGACATTATAGACTACTTTGATGATAAGGATGTGATGTTGCTCAACAATACACGTGTATTTCCGGCAAGGTTATTTGGAAATAAGGAAAAAACCGGAGCCAAGATTGAAGTTTTTTTGCTTCGTGAGTTAAATCAGGACAGCAAATTATGGGATGTACTGGTGGACCCGGCCCGCAAAATCCGTATCGGAAATAAATTATACTTTGGCGATAACGAGACATTGGTAGCCGAAGTAATAGATAATACAACAAGCCGTGGCCGTACGCTACGATTTTTATATGATGGCACCCATGAGGAATTTAAAAACCTGATTAAGACCCTTGGGCATACGCCTCTTCCCAAATACATTAAGCGCCAGGCTGAACCAGATGATGAACAACGTTATCAAACCGTGTATGCAAAAAATGAGGGTGCTGTTGCCGCTCCTACTGCCGGCTTGCATTTTAGTCGTGAGTTAATGAAGCGCCTCGAAATCAAAGGCGTTGAGTTTTCCGAAGTAACGCTGCATGTAGGTTTGGGTACTTTTCGCCCGGTAGAGGTAGAAGATCTTACCAAACATAAAATGGATAGCGAGCAATTTGAAATAACAAGCGAAGCTTGCGAAATTGTGAATCGTGCCAAGGCAAATAAAAAGAAAGTGTGTGCCGTAGGTACTACTACCATGCGTTGTGCCGAATCATCGGTGGCCACTACAGGCGAGATGAAACCGCTTTCTGGTTGGACTAATAAATTTATTTTCCCACCATACGATTTCAGCATAGCCAATTGTATGGTTACCAATTTTCATATGCCGGAGTCAACTTTGCTTATGATGACATGCGCATTTGGCGGTTACGAAAATATTATGAATGCATACCGCATAGCCGTAAAGGAGAAGTACCGCTTTTACAGCTATGGCGATGCCATGCTGATTATATAA
- a CDS encoding ABC transporter permease — translation MRLFITLFKESFLFAMHALRVNKLRTFLSLLGITIGIFAIILVFTMVDGMENDIRKSIQSLGDNVIYVQKWPWSFEDNYPWWKYWQRPLPGYSEMDDLKERVQSFEAIAIGANVGNETMKYKDNTATNAIIFMASHDYDRIEPFKVIQGRYFTQQESDAGINVCLLGATLKETLFGSYDAVGKDVVNHGRKLHVVGVLKREGKSLLGNGFDEVMIVPINFARKVIDIRSDRLDPFIMAKGKEGIDNEQLKEELRIAMRGVRRLRPIEEDNFALNESKLLSKGITPVLDVLQIVGWIIGGFSILVGGFGIANILFVSVKERTNLIGIQKSLGAKNYFILFQFLFEAVLLSVIGGAIGLLMVFGVTAALAGALPFPVSLTTGNIVLAFTISANIGIIAGFIPAYTASQLDPVEAIRS, via the coding sequence ATGAGATTATTCATCACATTATTTAAGGAGAGCTTTTTATTTGCCATGCATGCATTGCGGGTTAACAAACTGCGAACTTTTCTGTCCTTGTTAGGCATTACGATTGGAATTTTTGCCATTATACTGGTGTTCACCATGGTGGATGGAATGGAAAACGATATACGAAAGAGTATTCAATCGCTTGGCGATAATGTGATATATGTTCAAAAATGGCCCTGGTCTTTTGAAGATAATTACCCATGGTGGAAATACTGGCAACGCCCGTTGCCGGGCTATTCAGAAATGGATGATTTAAAAGAGCGTGTACAAAGTTTTGAAGCCATTGCTATAGGCGCCAATGTAGGAAACGAAACCATGAAGTACAAAGACAACACCGCTACCAATGCCATCATATTTATGGCCTCGCATGATTATGATCGTATCGAACCTTTTAAAGTTATACAAGGCCGTTATTTTACTCAGCAGGAGTCGGATGCCGGTATTAATGTGTGTCTGTTAGGTGCTACACTCAAAGAAACATTGTTTGGTAGTTACGATGCTGTAGGTAAAGATGTAGTTAATCATGGACGCAAACTACATGTAGTTGGAGTATTAAAGCGCGAAGGAAAAAGTTTGCTCGGTAATGGATTTGATGAAGTAATGATAGTGCCAATCAACTTTGCACGCAAGGTAATTGATATTCGCAGCGATAGGCTCGACCCCTTTATTATGGCAAAGGGAAAAGAAGGAATAGACAACGAACAACTTAAAGAGGAATTGCGTATAGCAATGCGCGGTGTGCGTAGGTTGCGCCCTATCGAAGAGGATAACTTTGCCTTGAATGAAAGCAAATTGCTGTCGAAAGGAATAACACCGGTGCTTGATGTGTTGCAAATAGTAGGTTGGATAATTGGTGGCTTCAGCATTTTAGTTGGAGGTTTCGGTATTGCAAATATTTTGTTTGTATCTGTTAAGGAGCGTACCAATCTGATTGGGATTCAAAAATCGTTGGGAGCAAAAAATTATTTTATTCTGTTTCAGTTTTTGTTCGAAGCCGTATTGTTATCAGTAATTGGTGGTGCCATTGGGTTGTTAATGGTATTTGGTGTTACAGCAGCCCTTGCCGGAGCTTTGCCTTTCCCTGTTTCGCTTACTACGGGCAATATAGTTCTTGCCTTTACCATCAGCGCTAACATTGGCATTATTGCAGGTTTCATTCCTGCCTACACCGCTTCGCAATTAGACCCTGTTGAAGCTATCAGAAGTTAA
- a CDS encoding glutamine--tRNA ligase/YqeY domain fusion protein — protein sequence MEEKDIPSEHVSLNFIEEIIEKDQAAGKHGGRVLTRFPPEPNGYLHIGHSKSICLNFGVAKKYGGHTNLRFDDTNPEKEETEYVESIKADIKWLGFSWQNEFYASDYFEQLYQFAHTLIDKGLAYVDDQTAEEIASQKGTPTSAGTNSPYRARSVEENKALFTRMREGEFAEGTCVLRAKIDMASTNMHLRDPLMYRIKFANHHRTGDRWCLYPMYDFAHGQSDSIEQITHSLCTLEFEVHRPLYEWFIHHLEIFPSTQYEFARLNLNYTVMSKRKLLRLVNEQLVDGWDDPRMPTLSGIRRRGYTPEAVRMFCDKVGVARRDNVIDVSLLEFCVREHLNKIAFRRMAVLDPLKVVITNYDEGKTEMLTSENNPEDEGSGSRELSFGRELYIEQEDFMENPPKKYFRLAPGAVVRLKHAYIIRCDEVIKNADGKVTELRCTYIPESRSGHDTSGIMVKGTLHWLHAATCKQAEVRLYDRLFNVELPDAQEQDFLQYLNPSSLTIVAKAFIEPALMQATTTDRFQFLRLGYFCLDKNATSEHLIFNKTVGLKDSWSKGKH from the coding sequence GTGGAAGAGAAAGATATACCTTCAGAACATGTTTCGCTGAATTTTATTGAAGAAATTATAGAGAAAGATCAGGCTGCTGGAAAACATGGTGGACGTGTGCTTACACGATTTCCACCTGAACCAAACGGATACTTGCACATAGGCCATAGCAAATCGATTTGCTTAAACTTTGGTGTTGCAAAAAAATATGGTGGCCATACCAACCTTCGGTTTGATGATACCAATCCGGAAAAGGAAGAAACAGAATATGTTGAATCAATAAAAGCAGATATCAAATGGCTTGGGTTTAGCTGGCAAAATGAATTTTATGCATCCGATTATTTTGAACAACTCTATCAGTTTGCACACACCTTAATTGATAAAGGACTTGCCTATGTGGATGACCAAACAGCCGAAGAGATAGCATCGCAAAAAGGAACGCCAACCTCAGCAGGCACTAACAGCCCATACCGCGCGCGTAGTGTTGAAGAAAACAAAGCGCTGTTTACAAGAATGCGTGAGGGAGAATTTGCCGAAGGTACTTGTGTGCTTCGCGCCAAAATTGACATGGCAAGCACGAATATGCATTTGCGCGACCCTCTTATGTATCGTATCAAATTTGCAAATCATCACCGCACGGGCGATAGATGGTGCCTTTATCCCATGTATGACTTTGCCCATGGGCAAAGTGACAGCATTGAACAGATTACTCACTCCCTATGTACACTTGAGTTTGAAGTGCATCGCCCATTGTACGAATGGTTTATTCACCATTTGGAAATTTTTCCAAGTACACAATACGAATTTGCACGTCTCAACCTGAATTATACCGTAATGAGTAAACGCAAATTACTGCGTTTGGTAAATGAGCAGTTGGTTGATGGATGGGATGACCCTCGTATGCCTACCCTATCAGGTATACGCAGGCGCGGATATACTCCTGAAGCAGTGCGAATGTTTTGCGACAAAGTAGGTGTGGCACGCAGAGATAATGTAATTGATGTATCGTTGCTTGAATTTTGTGTGCGCGAGCACCTCAATAAAATTGCTTTTCGAAGAATGGCGGTTCTTGATCCATTAAAGGTTGTGATTACCAATTATGATGAAGGCAAAACAGAAATGTTGACATCCGAAAACAATCCTGAAGACGAAGGTTCGGGTTCGCGCGAATTAAGCTTTGGTCGCGAATTGTACATTGAGCAGGAAGATTTTATGGAGAATCCACCTAAAAAATATTTCAGACTAGCACCCGGAGCGGTAGTTCGACTAAAGCATGCTTACATCATTCGTTGTGATGAGGTAATTAAAAATGCAGATGGAAAAGTTACTGAATTACGTTGCACCTATATTCCTGAAAGCCGCAGTGGTCATGATACTTCGGGCATTATGGTAAAAGGAACATTGCACTGGCTGCATGCAGCTACCTGCAAGCAAGCAGAGGTTAGACTATACGATCGTTTGTTTAATGTAGAATTGCCCGATGCACAGGAACAGGATTTTTTGCAATACCTAAACCCAAGTTCGCTTACCATTGTTGCCAAGGCGTTTATTGAACCAGCATTAATGCAAGCAACCACCACCGATCGATTTCAGTTTTTACGTCTAGGTTATTTTTGTCTCGATAAAAACGCCACGAGCGAGCATCTCATTTTTAATAAAACGGTTGGATTAAAAGACAGTTGGAGCAAAGGCAAACATTAA
- a CDS encoding sigma-70 family RNA polymerase sigma factor codes for MAQSQNDFIGRIVAAEGKRLRDFIRKRVPSDEDAEDIVQDVFYEFIEVTRLMKPIERAASWLYSVARNKIIDRYRKKKTTLLEDISAHLSDDDGETLNIAELVRDYHGSADKRLLNDLFMDAFEDALAELPAEQRDVFVANEIDGIPFVKIAEATGTTLNTLLSRKRYAVLHLRQRLKQFYSELGE; via the coding sequence ATGGCGCAATCGCAAAATGACTTTATTGGCCGCATAGTGGCTGCGGAAGGAAAGCGATTACGCGATTTTATCCGCAAGCGCGTGCCTAGTGACGAGGATGCCGAAGATATTGTGCAGGATGTATTTTATGAGTTCATCGAAGTAACACGCCTTATGAAACCCATAGAACGAGCAGCTTCCTGGCTATACAGCGTGGCACGAAATAAAATTATTGATCGATATCGCAAAAAGAAAACCACCTTGCTCGAAGACATCAGCGCTCACCTGAGCGATGATGATGGCGAGACCTTAAATATTGCCGAACTTGTGCGAGACTATCATGGTAGTGCTGATAAGCGTTTGTTGAATGACCTGTTTATGGATGCATTTGAAGATGCCCTTGCCGAATTGCCTGCCGAACAACGCGATGTTTTTGTGGCAAATGAAATAGATGGAATACCCTTTGTTAAAATTGCTGAGGCTACCGGTACAACGCTCAATACCCTGCTATCGCGAAAGCGATATGCGGTGTTGCACCTGCGCCAACGTTTAAAACAATTCTATTCTGAACTTGGCGAGTAA
- a CDS encoding DoxX-like family protein — protein sequence MQKKHIITLLRYSIAAVWLINGLYCKVLNGVPRHRDIVASILGSEYAAQLTILIGIAEIVMAIWIISQLFSKLNTAIQILIVTTMNLLEFFLVPHLLLWGKCNSIFAACFVGLILLHYLWTD from the coding sequence TTGCAAAAAAAACACATCATCACATTACTTAGATACAGCATTGCTGCAGTATGGTTAATTAATGGTTTGTATTGCAAAGTGCTAAATGGTGTGCCACGACACCGCGATATTGTAGCTTCCATATTAGGAAGCGAATATGCTGCGCAACTAACCATATTAATTGGCATTGCTGAAATTGTAATGGCTATCTGGATTATATCGCAACTATTTTCCAAACTAAATACTGCAATACAGATATTGATCGTTACAACTATGAATTTATTAGAATTTTTTCTGGTGCCTCACTTATTGCTTTGGGGCAAGTGCAATAGCATATTTGCTGCTTGCTTTGTGGGTCTAATATTGCTGCACTACTTATGGACTGATTAA
- a CDS encoding VOC family protein has protein sequence MDGNSNSLNWFEISVTDINRAKTFYEHVFGIEMQVMEMMGMHMAFFPWTPGNGKATGALVQGEMHKPSMDGAKIYLNADPDLTDALGRVEEAGGQIMMPKTQIDEFGFMAFFVDSEGNAVALHSNR, from the coding sequence ATGGATGGAAATTCTAATTCACTCAACTGGTTCGAAATCTCAGTAACAGATATCAACCGCGCAAAAACTTTCTATGAGCATGTATTCGGCATCGAAATGCAAGTCATGGAAATGATGGGCATGCACATGGCTTTCTTTCCATGGACACCGGGAAATGGTAAAGCAACCGGTGCCCTGGTTCAAGGCGAAATGCATAAGCCAAGCATGGATGGCGCAAAAATTTATCTGAATGCCGATCCCGATTTGACTGATGCGCTTGGCCGGGTAGAAGAAGCAGGAGGACAAATCATGATGCCAAAAACACAAATTGACGAGTTTGGTTTCATGGCATTTTTTGTTGACTCCGAAGGCAACGCGGTGGCTTTGCATAGCAACAGATAA
- a CDS encoding sugar transferase, which translates to MTPARRKLTIRYIVADFFAAALAWGLFYSYRKLYIEGGQHGHSFAINLDMKFYIGCVAIPLFWILTYALVGTYINVMRRSRLRELGQTAYLSVIGVLILFFTLLLDDTIITYRSYYATFFTLLFLHFLFTATFRFTLSTGIAHRLRNRKIGFNTLMIGSNQKAVNLFNEFESAKFSYGNFFKGYVHVDDSNGKFFKEKLQHLGGIEELRNIVSKHKIEEVIIAIESSEHEKVGRILNELEDTNVVIKIIPDMYDILTGTVKMNAIFGALLIEINPYLMPVWQQSLKRIFDIVVSFITLIILAPVFIVLSILIKIGTRGPVFFKQERIGLHGNPFMIYKFRSMFIDAEQRGPQLSKSDDSRITRLGWFMRKIRLDEIPQFYNVLVGDMSLVGPRPERQYYIDQIIQKAPHYRHLQKVRPGITSWGQVKFGYAENVDQMIERLKYDIIYIENMSIALDIKIMIYTLKTIIEGRGK; encoded by the coding sequence ATGACACCGGCTAGGCGCAAATTAACTATACGATATATTGTTGCAGATTTTTTTGCTGCTGCACTTGCCTGGGGTTTGTTTTACAGCTACCGCAAATTATATATCGAAGGAGGGCAGCATGGACACTCATTTGCTATCAACCTGGATATGAAATTTTACATTGGCTGTGTGGCAATTCCTCTTTTTTGGATACTGACCTATGCCCTTGTAGGCACGTATATCAATGTGATGCGCAGATCGCGCTTACGCGAACTGGGACAAACTGCCTATCTTTCTGTAATTGGGGTTTTGATTTTATTTTTTACTCTGTTACTTGACGATACTATCATTACCTATCGGAGTTATTATGCAACTTTTTTTACATTACTTTTTTTACATTTTCTTTTTACTGCTACATTTCGTTTTACACTTTCAACCGGCATAGCCCATCGGCTACGCAATCGAAAAATTGGTTTTAATACGCTGATGATTGGCAGCAATCAAAAGGCTGTAAATCTTTTTAACGAATTCGAATCGGCCAAGTTTAGCTACGGAAATTTTTTCAAAGGCTATGTGCATGTGGATGATAGCAATGGAAAGTTTTTCAAAGAAAAACTTCAGCACCTAGGAGGCATTGAAGAACTTCGCAATATTGTTTCCAAGCATAAAATTGAAGAAGTAATTATAGCCATTGAGTCGTCAGAACACGAAAAAGTTGGACGTATATTAAACGAGCTCGAAGACACCAATGTAGTTATAAAAATTATCCCCGACATGTACGATATCTTAACAGGAACAGTTAAGATGAATGCCATATTTGGAGCGCTGCTAATTGAAATTAATCCATATCTGATGCCGGTATGGCAACAGAGCTTGAAGCGAATTTTTGACATCGTAGTTTCTTTCATTACACTCATCATACTAGCTCCGGTATTTATTGTGCTTTCCATATTAATCAAGATTGGAACGCGAGGCCCTGTATTTTTCAAACAAGAGCGTATCGGGTTGCATGGTAATCCATTTATGATTTACAAATTTCGCAGCATGTTTATTGATGCCGAACAACGGGGCCCACAACTTTCCAAATCGGACGATTCGCGGATAACAAGGTTAGGTTGGTTTATGCGTAAAATAAGGTTAGACGAAATACCGCAATTTTATAATGTGCTGGTAGGCGATATGAGCTTGGTAGGTCCGCGACCCGAACGGCAATATTATATTGATCAGATAATACAAAAAGCCCCACACTACCGCCACTTGCAAAAAGTGCGTCCGGGTATAACCTCATGGGGGCAAGTGAAGTTTGGCTATGCTGAAAATGTTGATCAAATGATAGAGCGACTAAAATATGATATCATCTATATCGAAAATATGAGCATTGCGCTCGATATTAAAATTATGATTTACACCCTCAAAACTATTATTGAAGGTAGAGGAAAATAA
- the ispD gene encoding 2-C-methyl-D-erythritol 4-phosphate cytidylyltransferase: MKRTAIIVAGGSGSRLNSDIPKQFLLLNFKPILFYSIERFAACSAEIILVMNAQYLNYWNELISKYNLTVPHALINGGDVRAQSVLNGLRAVQSMDGIVAVHDAARPLVSEKLINHCYDACQVNGSAIPIIPVADSIRNITSRKNKAVNRDEYFLVQTPQCYPASELMAAFNKVEYRKFTDEASMMEAVGYTNFMVHGEADNFKITRERDLLIANAICKGI; this comes from the coding sequence TTGAAACGCACAGCCATTATAGTTGCCGGTGGAAGCGGTAGTCGCCTCAATAGCGATATTCCCAAGCAGTTTCTGTTGCTTAATTTTAAGCCTATTTTATTTTACAGTATCGAAAGATTTGCAGCTTGCAGTGCCGAAATTATTTTGGTAATGAATGCCCAATATCTCAACTATTGGAATGAATTAATATCCAAGTACAATCTGACTGTACCTCATGCTTTAATCAATGGAGGCGATGTGCGTGCGCAATCGGTTCTTAATGGCCTAAGGGCTGTTCAAAGTATGGATGGTATCGTGGCGGTTCATGACGCTGCCCGTCCGCTTGTTTCAGAAAAACTTATTAATCATTGCTACGATGCCTGTCAGGTTAACGGAAGTGCTATTCCCATTATTCCGGTTGCCGATTCTATCAGGAATATTACCTCCAGAAAAAACAAAGCCGTTAATCGTGATGAGTATTTTCTGGTGCAAACACCACAATGCTATCCTGCAAGCGAGTTAATGGCTGCATTTAATAAAGTGGAATACCGCAAATTTACCGATGAGGCCTCTATGATGGAAGCGGTAGGTTATACTAACTTTATGGTACATGGTGAAGCGGATAATTTTAAAATAACACGCGAGCGCGATTTGCTTATTGCAAATGCCATATGCAAAGGTATTTAG
- the murQ gene encoding N-acetylmuramic acid 6-phosphate etherase, translated as MKTTESNSKYDLLELLSTEELLRGINHEDKTVPLAVEKCIPQLIALVDVVASKMQQGGRLFYLGAGTSGRLGIVDASECPPTYGIAHGRVVGIMAGGDGAMRKAVEFAEDDAMQGWNDLQAYTITDTDVVLGIAASGTTPYVIGALLQAQQHGITTACITCNAETPVSKAAHYPIECIVGPEYVTGSTRMKAGTAQKLLLNMLSTSVMIKLGHVKGNKMVDMQLTNNKLIERGARMVAEALNIEMDKAQALLLKHGSVRLAVQAGSL; from the coding sequence ATGAAAACAACCGAATCAAATTCCAAATACGATTTACTCGAATTGCTCAGCACCGAAGAGTTGTTGCGAGGTATAAACCACGAAGATAAAACAGTGCCCTTGGCAGTAGAAAAGTGCATTCCACAACTTATTGCTCTGGTTGATGTTGTTGCATCTAAGATGCAACAGGGAGGACGATTGTTCTATCTGGGAGCCGGTACTAGCGGCAGGCTCGGGATTGTTGATGCCAGCGAATGTCCGCCAACCTATGGCATAGCACACGGCAGGGTAGTGGGTATAATGGCCGGAGGAGATGGCGCTATGCGCAAAGCGGTAGAGTTTGCCGAAGATGATGCAATGCAAGGTTGGAACGACTTGCAAGCGTATACTATTACCGATACGGATGTGGTGTTAGGCATAGCTGCATCAGGAACAACTCCGTATGTGATAGGTGCATTGCTGCAAGCACAACAGCATGGTATTACCACCGCTTGCATTACTTGTAATGCAGAAACTCCGGTAAGCAAGGCAGCCCATTATCCCATAGAGTGTATTGTAGGGCCCGAGTATGTAACAGGCAGCACAAGAATGAAGGCAGGTACTGCACAAAAATTATTGTTGAATATGCTTAGCACTTCGGTCATGATTAAGTTGGGTCATGTAAAGGGAAATAAAATGGTGGACATGCAATTAACCAACAATAAGTTGATAGAGCGTGGCGCGCGCATGGTTGCCGAAGCTTTGAATATTGAAATGGACAAGGCACAAGCGCTATTGCTCAAGCATGGCAGTGTTCGGCTGGCGGTACAGGCAGGTAGTTTGTAG
- a CDS encoding UDP-3-O-(3-hydroxymyristoyl)glucosamine N-acyltransferase, with protein MQPLENANAHSLVWISPTKPDKLEIIATTLASVIICDESLDFEKIKTTNKCFIVVENPKLVFLRIVSAYFIDKIERSIHPTSTLHSEAITGSNIHIGPNCYIGKCTLGDNVTIMGNNFLYDNVIIGNNVTINAGSVIGADGFGYAKNDEGQFEKFPHIGGVVIEDNVEIGANTCIDKGTLGNTIIKRGAKIDNLVHIAHNVTVGENSMIIALAMIGGSTIIGDNVWVAPSSSLRDRIEIGKNAVIGMGAVITKSVPEKEVWLGNPGKNKNLL; from the coding sequence GTGCAACCTCTTGAGAATGCGAATGCGCATTCCCTTGTATGGATTTCACCAACTAAACCAGACAAACTAGAGATTATTGCAACTACCTTAGCAAGTGTTATTATTTGTGACGAGTCACTGGACTTTGAAAAAATAAAAACGACAAACAAATGCTTTATAGTTGTTGAAAATCCTAAGTTAGTTTTTTTAAGAATAGTTTCCGCATATTTTATTGACAAAATAGAAAGAAGCATACATCCAACATCCACTTTACATAGTGAGGCAATAACAGGAAGCAACATACATATAGGGCCTAATTGTTATATAGGCAAATGTACATTAGGTGACAATGTAACAATTATGGGAAATAATTTTTTGTATGACAATGTCATCATTGGTAATAATGTAACAATTAATGCTGGAAGCGTTATTGGGGCAGATGGTTTTGGTTATGCTAAAAATGATGAAGGTCAATTTGAAAAATTCCCCCATATTGGAGGCGTGGTTATTGAAGACAATGTAGAGATTGGGGCAAATACCTGTATAGATAAAGGAACGCTAGGCAATACGATTATAAAACGAGGGGCAAAAATTGATAACCTGGTTCATATAGCTCATAATGTAACGGTTGGCGAAAACAGTATGATCATAGCCCTGGCAATGATTGGCGGCAGCACCATCATTGGCGATAATGTTTGGGTTGCACCATCATCATCACTGAGAGATAGAATTGAGATTGGTAAAAATGCTGTTATTGGGATGGGTGCTGTTATAACCAAATCTGTGCCAGAAAAAGAAGTATGGTTAGGCAACCCTGGAAAAAACAAAAACTTGTTATAA
- a CDS encoding polyprenol monophosphomannose synthase, translated as MSERLVIIPTYNEIENVENIIRAVITLPIPFDVLIIDDNSRDGTAAKVKELMREYDGRLFIHEREGKLGLGTAYIAGFKWALQRAYQYIFEMDADFSHNPNDLIPLFEACNIGGAHLSIGSRYSQGVTVVNWPIGRVIMSYYASVYVRMVLGINIHDTTAGFKCYKRIVLETIDLDRIKFTGYAFQIEMKFTAFKHGFKLTEVPIIFMDRKLGKSKMSSGIFSEAFFGVLELRWKSIFRKYKRFDS; from the coding sequence ATGAGCGAACGGCTGGTTATAATCCCTACCTACAACGAAATCGAAAATGTGGAAAACATTATTCGCGCAGTGATTACATTACCTATCCCTTTTGATGTGCTCATTATAGATGATAACTCGCGTGATGGCACCGCAGCAAAGGTCAAAGAGCTTATGCGTGAATACGATGGTCGCTTATTTATTCACGAACGCGAAGGAAAGTTGGGCTTGGGCACAGCTTATATTGCAGGCTTTAAGTGGGCCTTGCAACGTGCTTATCAATATATATTCGAAATGGATGCCGACTTTTCACATAACCCCAACGACCTCATACCATTATTTGAGGCATGTAACATTGGAGGTGCACATTTGTCTATTGGTTCGCGCTATAGCCAGGGCGTTACTGTAGTTAACTGGCCCATAGGAAGAGTGATTATGTCCTACTATGCATCGGTATATGTGCGCATGGTGCTTGGCATTAATATACATGATACCACGGCAGGATTTAAGTGTTACAAACGCATTGTGCTTGAAACCATTGACCTTGACCGGATAAAATTTACGGGATATGCTTTCCAGATAGAAATGAAATTTACCGCGTTTAAGCACGGATTTAAATTAACTGAAGTGCCTATTATTTTTATGGATAGAAAACTTGGAAAATCTAAAATGAGCAGCGGTATTTTTAGTGAAGCTTTTTTTGGAGTGCTTGAATTGCGCTGGAAAAGTATTTTCAGAAAGTATAAACGATTTGATTCCTAA